TTTCCCCCTAGCTCTGGAAGTTCCTCTAACCATCCAAAAAAGCTTAAGATAGGAGCTAGCTTACTGCTCACTATGTATACAGTCTGAGagtacagaaaaagaagaaacaatgaTTATCAATGCAGCTCAAAAATATCATAGTCATTGCAGAAGATCccaatttgttttaaacatatttGCCTCCTTAGCTCTGGGAAGAATGGACATGCCATCTGTTAACGGCAATCCCCAGAGAGGGAACACAGAAAGGAGACAGTAGCTCAAATcaacacagaagcaaaatgcaGAAGATCCCTCCAATAATTAACCTTCCATTATTCTAGATGATTAGGATAACAGGTTCCTGCTTTCCCCAGAGAAAcctctggagaagaaaagaaagagagaaggggagAGATGGAGGTATTGTCACTCATTTTACCAAACCAAAATTGATGGCCAAACGCATTTTTAGTTACCACATGAACTGTGAAATTTTTCTCCAAGAGTATTTCTCTCACCTTGATATGAGATGCATTGATGTAACCCGTGTTATTTTCTTTGGTTGGGACCAGCTCTACCCTGGTATCATCATAAGGAAGGACATCCTGGAACCGGTTTCTCTCGGCATTTTCAGGCAGCCGAGCAATTGAGCACTCGCCATCTATcagccttttcttctgaatgCGCTCGTATTCAGTGAACaccatcccctgctccagccgCTGCTCCAGAATTCTACACTGCAAGGCAGAACAGACAACCATACAGAGTCACATCCTGAGGTGAgtctatttttaaacagagagTTCATGAAGGATAAAACACACTTACTTTCTTCTTCTACATATTTCTCCAATGCTTTTCCAGCTATTAATGTTTCCACAAACATACCAGAATAAATTAGAGGCAATCCTAACCAGCAGGAATTTTGCTCAAGTGAAAACTAAGCAGCCTTCTCTACGTCACAAAGACTTACGTGGACACTGCTGGTAAAGGAGAAATTACTTCACAGTTTCTGTAAAGACAGcccagctggggagaaaaaaactgGCCAACCAGACAGTTATGCCATACTGCATACTTCTTCAAATACCTTTGATCCACCTACTCAATATAGCAGCTAGATGACATCATTTGAAAGGCCTCCATTAAccttataataaaaaaaaaaaccataaactTAGTTGTTTGGATGGAGAAAAACTAAATTTTGCTTACAGCAGGAAAGCTGCCTTAGAAACTTGCTGCAGTTAAAGTATAAACCCAGAATTTTTTCTAATAATATAattcagtcttttttatttaataaactgctccctcctcccctttaTTCTTTTGAAACCAAGTTGCTTTTAAATCAAAAGACACTTCTGGAATGTCCACATCTCTTTGCCAACAATAAGGAGGAATAATATGTAAGATTTCAGCCAGAAAATTTCATCTATGTCACATGTCCCCAGATTCTTACAGCAACTGCTCTGTGGTATCAGGTCATAGAAGTGTCTTATATCAAGTAAGTATGCCAAAAGTGGCAGAGGAAGGTGTAAACTCCCATCATATGCAATTTGCACAACAATAAATCAACTGTACAAACTCTTTCATTATCTTTAGGATAAATTCACATATTTCAACTGATAATAACATGAAGCTGAGCAATGAAACAGGCACTGAATCAACACTAAACTTATCTTCTGAAATACCTGCACTCTGGACTTCCTTTTATGTCACATGCCTACTTTGCATTGCCTATTCTCAACTGTTTTAGGAATTACTCCCATTTCACGGTATTCATTCTACCTCTATGTGACTGCCTGAAGAGAAAGAGTAGTGACATGACTATGTCATGACTTTATGGTTTCTTCCTTGCCACAATGCTTTGGGCAGAGCTAGCTGAATACCAGTGCAGCTGAATCCAGTAAAGATCAACCCAGAGAGAGGTGATGGCTCTAGGTAAGAGGAAATAACCAGCACAGGTACTAAACCTGTATCTCAGTAACACAATTTTGTCCCTTAGCATCTTAAGCTATGTATATGTAGTTTAACACAATTTTTACTAAGTgatttgcaattaattttctcGGTCTGTTCATTTAAAGTGCAGCTGGTGAGAGCAGGACTATTCCTTTATGTTCCAATCCCTAGATTAGATCCCTAGTGACTAGAAAAAAATTGAGCCAGAGAGGACCTGCCACTGAGGATGCTCAGAATTGGATTCTATAGAGACCACTGGCTGCAGAATGGGAAATCACTGTAGAATTTGGTGCATCTAGCTGCTACCTGGTCAGATGTGTGATGGCAGCACTGTTCTTCATAGCCTATCACAGCCTGAATATTGTATTTCACTTTCCTGCACTCCTTTAATGATACATGAGACAGGCTGAAGCAGATTTACTGATGTTTTTTATCCTGACACAAGCTGATGGAGTCTTATATTTCTCAAAGAATGATCCTCAAATTCTAGAATCTGATGTCCTCTCATTGATCTGACATCTTTTACTGAGTTTAAAATTTCAGCAGATCAAACAAGTTTCATCTACATTTTATGGGTTctacctgaagaaaaaagataaatacaatCTGCACAAGTTGTATTCTAGGGATACAATTTAACTGCAAAACttactttgattttatttgcaattattAGTAATTCATATGGTGTTCAATCTTACACTCAGAATTCTaagtttcacattttttcactctggaaaacccaaaatgaagaaagaaaacaagatggCTTGCACAAAAATGTATCAGTAAGTACTAGTTAATTTGCTTCCTGTATGTTCACAGGGGAAGCAACAACTGAATCACTGTCATcttgaagaaaaatctgagttACCCAATACTTCTAGCAATGACTTTTCAATCAGGaatctctttattttgtttctattctCAGCATTTGAGTTGCCTTAATATGAAGcattttacaataaaatgtACCATTGATAAtcatgtaattttgaaaaattgctAGTGTAAATCAAGCATTAAAAAACTTCAACATACTCGTTCATCATTAGTTGCTCTTGTTGATTCTTCCTTCCCCTCATCTGGCAGAGGCATTCTCGTCAATGCCAGTCCATTTAGGGCTGCTAGCTTCAGAGGCCCCATTTTTTTTGCATcgtttttattctttttcataccctgcaaaagaaaagctaaaacttgtaaatattcttaaatatcTGATGCAGTTATAAAGCAGAAACCAGCTGAGTTCAGCTAAGCAAAAGATACTTCTCTGGCCCCTTCTGTGGACAGCTCTGACCTTTTTCTTTGATAAGCACTGAGAGATTAGGGTGGTGGGACTACATTCCTACAAGGACACAACACAAGTCTGTCTTCATTCCAAACAGGTTAATGAAACTGCATGAGAATGACAAATATTGTTCTCTACAAAGCTCATGACTGAGAGTGTGAGGTGGCAACTTTGGATAATTAACATTCTTGAACAGACCTGGGATCACttcccaaacccaaaaatacataaaaattattccttaCTAGACTATTTAGTTTGCAGGCACTTTTATTCCCTACAGTCAGGCAATGACCATATACCTTTAAGATACTTGGATATATTTAAGTGTTTTACTAAGTTTGCAACAAACTTGacacacaaaacacaaatacaaaactgCAGACAGATTTGAGTCCTGGACTGGGCCATGAATCTGAATTATGGAATTACCATCCattatttgaggaaaaatatcaaagggggatttatatgaaataataaattcaaattattcttttacAAAGGGTAAGAGGAAACTTCATAATTCCTGCCATTGCTTAGCTTAATTGTTaacaaaaatacactgaaaatatgaGCGCATATACTGCCTGATGATAATCAATGCTTTCAAAAGTTAAATGCAGAtaagaaataggaaaacaaagctAAGAGGATGAGACTGCTTTCAAAAGTGAAGTGAACACAAACACAACAATAAAAGTtcattgaaaagcaaaatgtgcaAGCATTGGTAGGGGCCAGCTTTGTAACTAGGATATTCATCTCAACTATGAATACAGGAAAGTAATGTTCTGTCTTACGCAACAACActcttaaaatgtttctgaactAGAAACTATGTTACAAATACTTTCAAtgaaaaagtttaaatattaatttaatttaaggGTTGATGGGAACATGTCATAACTACATAACtgtcagaaggaaaagcagggtaTGATTTTGCTAGACACACTACTGTCTGAAAATGTACCTTTTAGAGAATAAATACTAAGTAACTATCTAAATGTGAACACAAGGAGGAAGGTATCCCGTTTTTTCCCCTATATCCACATtaagaaaacaggagaaagaagatGTAGAAAAACATACACAATTATAAAATGAATTTGAGCTGATGGAGGTTGATTTCATTCATTCAGCTCCATATATAGCACATCTGACAGACAAAAACTTGTGAGAATAGTAACTATTTCAATACATAGCTTTTGCATAGGTTAGTTTTTTTTGCAGTATCTGCTGCTAACATAGCAGTACAAGTTGTATAGCATCTTCCCTGCAGTCCAATTTGTGCAGAAAACTATTGGACACTATCTCAGGTATCAGTtgattttaaaaggcaaaataataaaacatggCACTATTAGCACCTGAAATCTGCCACAAACTAcataaaactgaacaaaagtTTAAAGCAAAGTGGGCACTGAAGAGTGCCAGTGGAATTGTGCAGTCCACATAGACCTTGGTGTTTCTGTGAGGTGGGAATTACGGGAAAGGTGAAACTTGCAGTTTTTCACTATTTACGGTGTCCTAAGAttggaggaggagaaagagataCGTCAAGCAAGAAGTACCTTCAGTGAGATAAAAACTGCTTGAAGAGAAGGCAAAAGGGAAAGGATATGAAAAAGGGAAGGCATGAAGTAAAGAAGAGAATGCAaggaaagaatttattccttAAGGTGTCAGGTTCCTTCTTAGGTCAGAAGAAGcaggcaatttttttaaaaagtaaacattttgtCTACATATCATTTTTCAGCAAGAGGAAGATGAGACAGATGAATGGAAAGAGTTGCTTCTGCTTCAGATAAGAAGTAGGGCAGAATGGGGATCTAGAACTGATTTTAAATTCACTCCTTCTAAAGTTTCTGGCCAGGTCAGGTTTTCTGATGGAGACTGTACAGCTGGATTTGTGTGGGTAGACTAAGCAAACAGAATTCAGACATGGCAGAGAACGAGATAAAAGACAGCTAAGCAAAGTTAACCAGGGCAACATAGAAATGTAAAGGTCAAGCTTAAGGTAGCTTTTaattcatacattttaaaagcatctcaGGCTGATTAAAAGAACTCCAAAcctcaaacaaaaacaacaatcAACTGCTACAGACAACCCGAAACAAGACAAATAGTATCCACTTACACCTAGAGGGGGAAGGCCTTCCACAATATTCTTCTTCCCAGACAAAAGATCGGACACGGGTCTCTTCTTCACTGAATCTTTCCTTACTCTGTATCTCCCTGATGTTGTAAGATCAGATTCTGACATAGATGGAGTAAGCAGTCCTTCCCCTCTTCTCTGTGCCTGGCTTTCTACTAGTAAATGAACAGGGCTCATatctttcattctcttttctgcctctgtgaTATGTAATTTAGGCTCAAGAATGTGCAAAGGGCCAGCAGATGAAGCAACAGAGCTGTAAGGGTAGTTTAGTACTGAATCATGAGAATAACTTCCCATAACAGATGAAAGTCGGGTTTGATCttcagggagaggagaaagacTTGTACTGGCCTTATTCTCTTCTTCAaattcttcttcttcctcactACTGTGAATCAGCATAGTGGCATCTGAAAGGGTTTTCTTGTGATCACAGTTCATACTTTCTTCTTGCTCACCTTCCTTTTGCTTCGTTCTCTCCATCAGAATGTTGGGCTGCGACCCTTCTGAGATAACTCTTGGAAGAGCCACATCTGCTGCAGAAGCTGACATGGTCCTCTCTTTAATTCTTATTCCTTCAAAGCTGGGAGTCAAGCCTGCTATTTCAATACTgttccttttctgcagctgagcatGGCGTGCCGATGTTAGAGGTTCACTGACCTCCTGAAGAGAATGTGCCACAGGCAGGCTGTCTTCCTGAAATGTCTGGACAGAATGGTGCACACGCCTTGTGATAAGATCTGggttgctgctgctgatgtAGATGTGTCGTGAAAGGTCTGGAGTACTATTTGCAGGTCTTGGGTACGGGTATGGGGGAGGTGGGCGATAGACTTGAGTCTTCATTATGTTCGGTGCCGGGTAATCCTGAGACTGGAGCTGCACATTTGTCAACTCAGGCACACTGACTGCCCCAACAACTGGGCGCTTTTCAGCAGGATAGGGATAGGGGCATTGGCTGTGGAAGCTGTAGTTCAGGTTAAATGGATAATGGTTAGACTGCGGGGCAGCAAAGTGGGCGTGCTCTCGAATTTCAGGCTGACTGTAAACTAAGGCATCAGGCCTGCTGTAAGCATATGAGTTGCTGATGTTAAGATTTCTCATTGAATGACTCTGCCTGTCTGTGTGCACCATGCCCCTGTTGAGCTGTCTCATCACAGTCTCATAGTCTGGCGTGGGACGATAAGAAGGTGGTATCAGTGCACTATGTCTGTGTGATGGGACATAATCAGTTCTGAGGACATCACTTCCAGTAATGCTCGGGTTAGAGGACATGGGGGATGGCTGCAAGTAATGCTGTGGATTGTTCAAGGAGTTTGTGCTGTGCGCACTATAGACACTCCCATTGCGGATCCGACCACTGTAGTCATGAGGGGTTCTATCCAAGCTAGTCTGAGAGTGACAGTAGTATCCATTCTGATTGCTCACAAAGAGGTTATCTGAAAGTAAAGTTTAAGAACAGTCTTTATGGCCAGGACATCAAACAAAGTTATCCTCTATTAAGATGTAGCTAAGGCAATGTTTGAGATTTTCAAAACCTGTTATTCTTAGCTATGTATtgaaatgggaaggaaaaaaaccccaaaccaaaacccagcttTTCTGTTGTTGCTGATACCCAAGGTATATACACCAGAATAAAgtattacatttatttcagcCATGCAAATCCCCATGGGAAAACACCATTCTGTTTAGGATAGGTTTCCTAAGTTTCAGTCCAAGATAAACAAAATTCATATCAGTCTTAAATCACGCtgctgaaaaaattaatgtctaCACTAGGGTTTGCACTAATGTAATCAAtttgaacagcaaaaaaagaaagaaaaaaaactcaattaaaaaagaataccAACAGAAACCTAAAAAACAGCTTCataacaagcaaacaaaaacccttGCTCTTCTCTCTTCTACTCCTTCAGGATGTATGTATATATAGTACCATAAgacctcaaaaaaaaatcaaattaatttttctccagaaatttTGGAGGCAGTTTAAGCTACCACCATATATTAttcacacacatatatataccTACAGTGTAAAGAAAATGATCTAACAGTTTATCCAAGACAAATTTAATCATTTTAATTACTACTTCATTGGATGTACAAATTGCTAGCTTCCAGAGGAGAACAATTCAGTCATTACTGTAAATGCCTTCATGATTTAACTGTTCGGGTTTGCCAAAATAATTGCCACATTTATGTAAACGAATTTGCTGACAATCAAAAattgttttatgaaaaacatGTTCAAAAACAGGACACATGTAACAGCAAATACCTAGCAATATTTGCCATGCTTAACTGCAAAGAACTGACTTACATTCTTAATGTAGCTGAACACCTGTAGTTCATTCAGACCTGTGTAACTGTTTTGATAGAAAATGTGCTTATTCCCTTCCCAGTGAGCTGGATTTTTAGAGTACTATTTATCCAGCAGATTTTTAGGTCTGGAAAGGTCCTATAAAATTTGAGGAGACTTCTCAAAAGATTAGATTCAGCCCTTCAGGGCAGCAACTTTGTTAATTAAAGACACAAAGTGTAACAATCAAAATATTGAGAGTAAGCAGCCATGACTCTGCTGTAAACTGCTAAGATGAGTAGTCTACATTGCTTGAGAATATTAGTTAGggtttgcttgggtttttttctttctttgtttcaaacAAATATATACTAAGTCCACAACCTGCAAACTTCTTTAGCCTTTGAATTCCTCAACACCTTGTTGTCTAGCAAACTTAGACAAAGATCTCTCTTCCTGCATtctgggtttaatttttttttaatatttgagtTGTGTGAATTGTCTTGGGGCAATC
This sequence is a window from Parus major isolate Abel chromosome 5, Parus_major1.1, whole genome shotgun sequence. Protein-coding genes within it:
- the PTPN21 gene encoding tyrosine-protein phosphatase non-receptor type 21 isoform X2, producing the protein MPLPFGLKLKRTRRYTVSSKSCLVARIQLLNNEFVEFTLSVESTGQESLEAVAQRLELREITYFSLWYYNKQNQRRWVDLDKPLKKQLDKYALEPTVYFGVVFYVPTVSQLQQEITRYQYYLQLKKDILEGSIPCTLEQAIHLAGLAVQADFGDYDRYESQEFLQRFALFPVGWLQEEKILEEATQKVALLHQKYRGLTPPDAEMLYMQEVERMEGYGEETYPAKDSQGSDIFIGACLDGIFVKHKNGRPPVVFRWHDIANMSHNKSFFALELANKEETIQFQTEDMETAKYVWRMCVARHKFYRLNKCSLQTQPVTVNPVRRRSSSRMSMPKPQPYMMPPPPQLHYNGHYNEPYASSQDNLFVSNQNGYYCHSQTSLDRTPHDYSGRIRNGSVYSAHSTNSLNNPQHYLQPSPMSSNPSITGSDVLRTDYVPSHRHSALIPPSYRPTPDYETVMRQLNRGMVHTDRQSHSMRNLNISNSYAYSRPDALVYSQPEIREHAHFAAPQSNHYPFNLNYSFHSQCPYPYPAEKRPVVGAVSVPELTNVQLQSQDYPAPNIMKTQVYRPPPPYPYPRPANSTPDLSRHIYISSSNPDLITRRVHHSVQTFQEDSLPVAHSLQEVSEPLTSARHAQLQKRNSIEIAGLTPSFEGIRIKERTMSASAADVALPRVISEGSQPNILMERTKQKEGEQEESMNCDHKKTLSDATMLIHSSEEEEEFEEENKASTSLSPLPEDQTRLSSVMGSYSHDSVLNYPYSSVASSAGPLHILEPKLHITEAEKRMKDMSPVHLLVESQAQRRGEGLLTPSMSESDLTTSGRYRVRKDSVKKRPVSDLLSGKKNIVEGLPPLGGMKKNKNDAKKMGPLKLAALNGLALTRMPLPDEGKEESTRATNDERCRILEQRLEQGMVFTEYERIQKKRLIDGECSIARLPENAERNRFQDVLPYDDTRVELVPTKENNTGYINASHIKISVGGIEWDYIATQGPLQNTCQDFWQMIWEQGIAIIAMVTAEEESGREKSFRYWPRLGSRHNTVTYGRFKITTRFRTDSGCYATTGLKIKHLLTGQERTVWHLQYTDWPEHGCPEDLKGFLSYLEEIQSVRRHTNSTADPKSSNPPLLVHCSAGVGRTGVVILAEIMIACLEHNEMLDIPRVLDMLRQQRMMMVQTLSQYTFVYGVLIQFLKSSRLI